In Leishmania donovani BPK282A1 complete genome, chromosome 28, the genomic stretch acacacacacacacacacacgggagGGACACGCACACCGCACCAGTCACACATGCGAAGTgtagaggaagagcagcagcacagaggcCAACGATAGAGGCAGTGCTTGCGCAacagtgtgtgtgcgggcaTTCCACGCCGAGCACACCTGCttcgcacgcacatacacacacacacagctgcCGGCACGCCGCCTCTCCACCACTACCGGCCaacacgccgccgctgccgcacgcccGCCATGCTCGCTCGCAAACGAGCAGATGCGCTCACACGCGCATCACACGCACTCCGGCAGCTCGCATCTGCTAGGAATcggggggtgggaggggggagggaggtgcaCAATGCCcctgcgcgctgcggctgccgcctcctccgcgtggCGCCTTCTGGGTCTTCATGCCATGGTCCATGCCACAAACCCCGTACcacgcgccacagccgcagcggcgccggcgcaacggcggtgcacaccacccaccaccacgcccAAGTACACATCAGCACGCACAGGAGAGCGAAGatgcaagagagagagagagccctCACCCCCGCAGGCTGGAGCAGCCGGCAGGGACGAGGTGAGCAGGcgctctgcagcacctccggcgcACTCGGGCGATTTAGTCGACCTCCTCGACCTTGGGGCCAGAGGACGCACCACCGGCCGGGCCCGCACCACCGCTCATGCCGCTCATGTCCGGCATACCGCCGGGCATGNNNNNNNNNNNNNNNNNNNNNNNNNNNNNNNNNNNNNNNNNNNNNNNNNNNNNNNNNNNNNNNNNNNNNNNNNNNNNNNNNNNNNNNNNNNNNNNNNNNNNNNNNNNNNNNNNNNNNNNNNNNNNNNNNNNNNNNNNNNNNNNNNNNNNNNNNNNNNNNNNNNNNNNNNNNNNNNNNNNNNNNNNNNNNNNNNNNNNNNNNNNNNNNNNNNNNNNNNNNNNNNNNNNNNNNNNNNNNNNNNNNNNNNNNNNNNNNNNNNNNNNNNNNNNNNNNNNNNNNNNNNNNNNNNNNNNNNNNNNNNNNNNNNNNNNNNNNNNNNNNNNNNNNNNNNNNNNNNNNNNNNNNNNNNNNNNNNNNNNNNNNNNNNNNNNNNNNNNNNNNNNNNNNNNNNNNNNNNNNNNNNNNNNNNNNNNNNNNNNNNNNNNNNNNNNNNNNNNNNNNNNNNNNNNNNNNNNNNNNNNNNNNNNNNNNNNNNNNNNNNNNNNNNNNNNNNNNNNNNNNNNNNNNNNNNNNNNNNNNNNNNNNNNNNNNNNNNNNNNNNNNNNNNNNNNNNNNNNNNNNNNNNNNNNNNNNNNNNNNNNNNNNNNNNNNNNNNNNNNNNNNNNNNNNNNNNNNNNNNNNNNNNNNNNNNNNNNNNNNNNNNNNNNNNNNNNNNNNNNNNNNNNNNNNNNNNNNNNNNNNNNNNNNNNNNNNNNNNNNNNNNNNNNNNNNNNNNNNNNNNNNNNNNNNNNNNNNNNNNNNNNNNNNNNNNNNNNNNNNNNNNNNNNNNNNNNNNNNNNNNNNNNNNNNNNNNNNNNNNNNNNNNNNNNNNNNNNNNNNNNNNNNNNNNNNNNNNNNNNNNNNNNNNNNNNNNNNNNNNNNNNNNNNNNNNNNNNNNNNNNNNNNNNNNNNNNNNNNNNNNNNNNNNNNNNNNNNNNNNNNNNNNNNNNNNNNNNNNNNNNNNNNNNNNNNNNNNNNNNNNNNNNNNNNNNNNNNNNNNNNNNNNNNNNNNNNNNNNNNNNNNNNNNNNNNNNNNNNNNNNNNNNNNNNNNNNNNNNNNNNNNNNNNNNNNNNNNNNNNNNNNNNNNNNNNNNNNNNNNNNNNNNNNNNNNNNNNNNNNNNNNNNNNNNNNNNNNNNNNNNNNNNNNNNNNNNNNNNNNNNNNNNNNNNNNNNNNNNNNNNNNNNNNNNNNNNNNNNNNNNNNNNNNNNNNNNNNNNNNNNNNNNNNNNNNNNNNNNNNNNNNNNNNNNNNNNNNNNNNNNNNNNNNNNNNNNNNNNNNNNNNNNNNNNNNNNNNNNNNNNNNNNNNNNNNNNNNNNNNNNNNNNNNNNNNNNNNNNNNNNNNNNNNNNNNNNNNNNNNNNNNNNNNNNNNNNNNNNNNNNNNNNNNNNNNNNNNNNNNNNNNNNNNNNNNNNNNNNNNNNNNNNNNNNNNNNNNNNNNNNNNNNNNNNNNNNNNNNNNNNNNNNNNNNNNNNNNNNNNNNNNNNNNNNNNNNNNNNNNNNNNNNNNNNNNNNNNNNNNNNNNNNNNNNNNNNNNNNNNNNNNNNNNNNNNNNNNNNNNNNNNNNNNNNNNNNNNNNNNNNNNNNNNNNNNNNNNNNNNNNNNNNNNNNNNNNNNNNNNNNNNNNNNNNNNNNNNNNNNNNNNNNNNNNNNNNNNNNNNNNNNNNNNNNNNNNNNNNNNNNNNNNNNNNNNNNNNNNNNNNNNNNNNNNNNNNNNNNNNNNNNNNNNNNNNNNNNNNNNNNNNNNNNNNNNNNNNNNNNNNNNNNNNNNNNNNNNNNNNNNNNNNNNNNNNNNNNNNNNNNNNNNNNNNNNNNNNNNNNNNNNNNNNNNNNNNNNNNNNNNNNNNNNNNNNNNNNNNNNNNNNNNNNNNNNNNNNNNNNNNNNNNNNNNNNNNNNNNNNNNNNNNNNNNNNNNNNNNNNNNNNNNNNNNNNNNNNNNNNNNNNNNNNNNNNNNNNNNNNNNNNNNNNNNNNNNNNNNNNNNNNNNNNNNNNNNNNNNNNNNNNNNNNNNNNNNNNNNNNNNNNNNNNNNNNNNNNNNNNNNNNNNNNNNNNNNNNNNNNNNNNNNNNNNNNNNNNNNNNNNNNNNNNNNNNNNNNNNNNNNNNNNNNNNNNNNNNNNNNNNNNNNNNNNNNNNNNNNNNNNNNNNNNNNNNNNNNNNNNNAGGTGACCCATCCGCGGTGGCCCTTCAGGTGACCCTCGTAGTTCATGGTGAAGCGAAGTGGAGTGGGAAGAAGCTTAtctgccgcgcgcgcgggaggaggggtggggtggggtgggggcacaACAGGACGAAGAGAACGCGAAGGTAGTGAGAGAAGGAACGCAGGGagggtgtgcgcatgtgtgtgtgtgtgcatgtgatTCGCGCGGGGTGGGCAAGAGCGGAAAGCGAGCACGACGGCGGGGACAGGTGGAGAGATCACAAACGGCAACGGAGAGTTcgtgtgcttgcgcgtggAGAACATAAGGGATGGGCCGACGCATACCAAACCGCGCGATTCAAGACTGAGGGCACGCCATGTACACCAACATGTTAACGGGTGGTTCTCTGCAGGGAGCGCACGATCacccgttgctgctgcgtcttccTGGTTCAGTTGTCGGGACAGCAGCAGTTGCTCAGGTGCGTAGGCGCCCAGCGACGCAGTTCTactgcacagcggcagcgcctcgtgTGCGTTGCCCTCTCGTGCGCATAGAGGAATAGGGAACACATACAGGAGTGTCgttctcctccctcctctcatCGGCACCGCGGCTGGGGCGATTGAGAgacggcagtggtggcggcggaatGCAGAGACAGTAAAAgtgggagggtggggggggtgggaggggctACGGCGGGATAGCTAAAGCACGTTCGCTCGACCCGGCGCCAGACCTACATGCACACCTCGTTGGTCCGACCTGGCGTGATTTGTGcgcgtcgaggaggcgcgcttTACGGAACTGAATAGATCACAAGTGCTCTCTCCGCTGCACTGCATCAACTTACGTGCACTGCTCCACATGGGCCGCTCTTACTTCGCATCTTGGCTCACGCTAGTTtgagagaaggaaggggaCGATCGTGTCTGCCGgtctctcccttcctttcgTCAAGTCTTGTCCACCGCCATCGAGCCTCCCGTTCCCGGCTGAGATGTCGTGCGAACCCGAGCGTGTTTCGGTGCAGTTCTTCGACTCCGCAGTAAGCgcttcgcccccccccccgggggGTATTCTGCGCTCCATTCCTCGACGGCACGGGAGAGTGTCACCCGCTGTTGCGTTCATCAACGTAGTGCTTCCAAAGAAGCGCCATGGACGAAACGGAAGGGCTCGGTCCAGCCACGTCTGCCTTGGAACGGGTACGTGAGGGGCATTCGTTTGCCCGTTGAACGGGTCGCCTCGCTCGCGGACATGCATGCGACCTGCCTTAGCTGGCTGCCAACTCCCACTTTGACTCTCACCGGAAAGTCAGCGTTCTGTCGCCAGGTGGCGAATACGGCAAaggctgggggggggggaggagaaggcccATCGGGTAGTGTCTTTCCGGGCGCGCGCGAGTTCCGCCACCATAAGTGAGCATCGCTAGAAAGTAGCCGATACGACGGGCACTGCGCGGAGCATGCGAAGCAGACGGCTGAGCAACACCGCGGATCCGtttcctcccctctctctcgacaTCTAGGGCatccgcgtgtgtgtgaagcTCGACCACATACAACGTGCAAGTGATGGACTGAGGGGTGCGCAGAGATTGACGAGAAgagcgcggaggagggaagcgcgcagcacgtgcggAGTCCTGAGAGGCTTGCATCAACTCGCAAGAAGGCAAGGACAGCTGTGCTCCGTGGCCGGTCAGGCACACTACGCCCGCCCCTATCCATCGATCTACCTgtcagcggcgtcgccgctgaaTATGGTAAAGATTCTTGTGCGAGCGACGTTCTCTGCGCAAGACATGAAGCATTTGCTCACCCGATGAACGTGCGCGGGGCCCGCTgcaccgacgaggaggcggcgctcggcgcacacagcagcacccctccccatcctTCCGCACAACGACTGACGAAgggggtgtgggggaggggcaaagACGGTGGGCGCCCGCGCCTACGCTAAGGAGTACCGCCGACACGGCAGCATCTCGAGCCTACGATGGCCAGAGCAAAATCCAAAGCGGGAGAGAGTTCAGAGATGTGGGAGACGACGTTGCCGATGTGGAGGTCGGCAGGCAACGGCACCTCACAGAGTGCTGCGCCGTGTGGCGACGAGAGGCAGGCTACCACAGCGACGTGTGTGCCTCAGGAAAGAGAGCAACAGCGCTGTGCGAAATAAGTCGTGCATTACTCCTGCCTGAaccggaggagggggcgggtgTCGTgatagggggagggaaggaggcgcaggaaAGAGCCTCTGTCTCTCGCCTGCCTCCCGTCCTTCCTGGCACATAGAGGCGCACGATAGCACATATAGAAAGGCGCAGGTAGTGTGCCTacgccgcctgcgcgccgcgcgcctcTGCTCAAGCCGCAGACATGCGTAGCAGCGCCCTACTCATGACCACCGTCATCGCGTTCACCTACCTGTGTACATGCGTCTCCACTCCGTCACGGTTTCGGGGGCCTTTTTGCTCACTTAAGGTAACGGAAAACAtaaaaaacaagaaaacaagCGCTGCAACAGGGATGGCAGGCggacagacacgcacacacaaacacgcagaCGCGTGTATCGGAgtgcgtctgcgcgcgtggcTCACCTCATCCGTgcaaacagaaaacaaaggaaagacAGCTCCTTCTTCGCATAGACATCCGCGCAGACATGCAGACGCGCACGTGACGCCTCTAGACCACCTCCCATTCCGCAACGTCGCTTCCCCACTCCCACGGAATGCAATGGGTGGAGGGGCTACTGTGGGGCACGTGAGAGGTAGATGAGAGGGGTTCGGCTTCGAGAAACAGCTTAAGCGGCCAGGGAGATATGCACTGGAGCGCAGCGTGAACCCGCGCAACCACGTCTCCACCTTCAAATCCCAAAACATAAGGTGCTGAATATCGGAGGGCGCGTCAAGTAGTTGAGGAACTCGTAGCGCGAAGGGAGAGATgcgaggagagaggtgagTGGGCGGGAGAGGCGAACACACGGCCGACGAGACACCCGCCCAAGGTCAATACAGCCAACGNNNNNNNNNNNNNNNNNNNNNNNNNNNNNNNNNNNNNNNNNNNNNNNNNNNNNNNNNNNNNNNNNNNNNNNNNNNNNNNNNNNNNNNNNNNNNNNNNNNAGACATGCAGACGCGCACGTGACGCCTCTAGACCACCTCCCATTCCGCAACGTCGCTTCCCCACTCCCACGGAATGCAATGGGTGGAGGGGCTACTGTGGGGCACGTGAGAGGTAGATGAGAGGGGTTCGGCTTCGAGAAACAGCTTAAGCGGCCAGGGAGATATGCACTGGAGCGCAGCGTGAACCCGCGCAACCACGTCTCCACCTTCAAATCCCAAAACATAAGGTGCTGAATATCGGAGGGCGCGTCAAGTAGTTGAGGAACTCGTAGCGCGAAGGGAGAGATgcgaggagagaggtgagTGGGCGGGAGAGGCGAACACACGGCCGACGAGACACCCGCCCAAGGTCAATACAGCCAACGTGTATCCCGAGGATGGCGCGGCCCTgcggcctcggcgct encodes the following:
- a CDS encoding heat-shock protein hsp70, putative; protein product: MSGMSGGAGPAGGASSGPKVEEVD